Within Bdellovibrio bacteriovorus HD100, the genomic segment AGGCAATGAACCTGCGCGCCGAAATGCGCCGGGGAAACCTCAAGCCGTGAAAAAGGCGGCTCCTGCCGGCAAGCCAAAAAGCAAGGGTGGCAAAATCAACCCCTTTGCCGGCAAGACGGTAGCACCCAAAAAATCGGGTGCAAAGAAATCAGGATTTGCGAAGAGAAAATAAACAAAAGGCCCTCTGAAAAGAGGGCCTTTTTAGTTAGATCTTTTTAGCCTGATTAGGCAGGCAAAGTCCCTGCATCAGGATCTTGTTCGTCCAGGAAAAGAATCCCAGACTGGTGGAATACTGCGTGGTGATGGCTGTCACTTGCCCCTGAGGGCAGGCGCGCATCAGTTTGTTATAGGCTTCATCCACATAGTCGGTATTTCCGATGAAATGGAAGATCACAAACTGTTCAGAATAAGCCTTGACCATTTCGCCGCTTTCAATCGGCGCTGCGGGCGCAAAATCCGAGGTGTGCACCTCATGAATGGAGTGCGCACAGGACGCCAGGAAAAGGAAAAGGGACAGTCCCAGGGCTTTCATTTATGAATTCCCCGCTTTTTTCGTTGTCACAGCCTTCGCCGCTGGAGCCGTGTTGCAGAAGCCGGTGGTCACCACGTGCTTTTTGAACACCAGGAGGTAAGCGATGGTTTCGTCCTTGGTCAGGATGCCGGAAACAACACCGTTCGGGCATTGTCTTTTCAGGTCTTCAACCAGCGGATCGATATAGTCGTTGTCGAAATTGAAACCCAGAATAATCCAGCGGGATACTTCCGCCTTCACGGGGGTGTTGCGGTTGGCGGGAATCGGAGTCAAAGAAACGGAATTCACACTGGCACAACCCACCAGGCCAGAGCCAAGAACAAGAACAGACAAGAGAGCTTTGGATAGACTCTGGAACATTTTAGATATCTCCTTTGTTGGAATTCATGATTTCGTTGTGGCTGACATCAGCCGGGGGCGCTTGACGGGCTTTGCGGCAAAACCCGGTGACTTTCACGATCTCACCTGACACCGCCGGGTACTTGCGCATTTCACGGATCGACATCAAGCCTGTCACGTTGCCTGAAGGGCATTTTTGATAGATTTCATAAATCAGCTTTTCGGCAAACCGCTGATTGTAAGTCACATTTCCGGTGCGAGGACCCATCTGGAAAAGAGAGATAAGAGCTGCAATTCCCGCGGCATCGTCACCACCCTGGGTGTTGGAAGCCTTCAACAGGCCGCCAATCTCCTCAGTGCTGACGCCCACTTCGCTCATCAGAATTTCAAAGGGGATTTGCACCGCTGTGTTGCGGTTGTCGATGGAGCCCACCTGCACATGGTGCAAGACGGCGCATCCGGAAAGGCCCAAAACAAGCACAGGGCTGAGAACTTTAAAAAGTGCATTCGGTTTTTTCATGGAACTCATCCTAAAGAATCCAAAGTTGTTAAACCACAACTTCTGCCTGGCGTTAGGACCACGAACTTCGTCGGCGACGGAAACTGACTCGCCTCGATATAGGGCCAATGTTTTATCACAAATTCACGTCTCAACTCGTCGGTGAACGATCTGAGTCTTAGTATGGTATAGTTTCTTCATATGGGTGTTTGGCTATATCTTTAGCGTGGGCGCTGTGTTCTACTGAAGTCACTTAGTCGTTCACATACTTCATCAGATGTCCTTTTGTCTTCTGCGAATGGCCCCTAGCTTTCTAAGGAGGCAAATATGGGAAAAAAAATATACGTCGGTAATCTTTCATACAATGTGGATCAGGATCAGCTTGGTGGCTTGTTTGCTGATTTCGGCACTGTTGATTCCGTAAACATCATCACAGACCGTGACACTGGTCGCAGCAAAGGTTTCGCATTTGTTGAAATGTCTTCGGACTCTGAAGCAACTGCTGCGATTGACAAGCTGAATGGCATGGATCTTGGTGGTCGTGCGATGAATATCTCTGAAGCTAAACCACAAGAGCCGCGCTCTGGTGGCGGTCCACGTCGCAATGGCGGTGGATTCGGCGGATCTCGTCGTTCTTACTAGTATTATCATAGGCAGTCGGCCGGTACTTTAAAATACCGGCCTTTTCATTTCTAAACAGGGAGGCCTATGGCTAAGGACGATTTAGTAAGTATTGATGGGAAAGTTTCTGATATGTCCGGCGGGGGTGTTTATTTCATCACTCTTGATAACGGAGTCGATATTCGTGCACGTTTGTGCGGAAAAATGAAAAAGTTCAGAATCAAGGTTGTGGTCGGTGACCGTGTCACTGTGGGGTTGTCCCCTTATGATCCAACCCACGGCCTGATCACCCACCGATTCAAGGCTTAAGGCCTCAAAAAGCGCGAATCGCAATTAGAAACGATTCGCGTTCACAACCGACATATCAATAAACGGCTTCTTTCCTTCGACAAGGTCTGCGACCAGCAATCCTGTGCCTGCGCCACTTTGCAGTCCCAGCATCTGGTGACCCACGGCCAAAACAAGATTATTCAGATTCTGATGATATCCAATCAAAGGCACACCATCCGGAGTGCACGGGCGAAGGCCCGCCCACAGTTCCTGTACCTGAAGCTCCTCTGGAAGATGCAAAAATTCTCTGGCGCCCTTTTTGATGCTTTCAACACGTCTTTGGGTGATTGAGAAGTCCTGGTCCACCAGCTCCAGTGTGCCGGCGATGCGCAGTGTGTTTTCGCGCGGGGTGATGGCGATCTTTTTTTCGACCAGCATGATCGGGTATTGCGGCTGTTTTTCCAGGGTCGGAACAATCATCGCATAGCCTTTGCCACCCAGAATCGGCACCCGCAGACGCATCATCTTGGCCAGGGATTTGGACCAGCTGCCGGTGGCCATGACAATCTGTTTGGCGCGAATGGTGCCTTGGGATGTCTTTACCGATTCGATACGGTTGCCAGAGATTTCCATATCCTGCAGCTCGCAGTTTTCCAGAATTTCACCACCGTTTTTGCGGATTTCTTTGGCCAGGGCCTGAACCACTAGATAGGGTTCGGCCATGGCTTCCTTGTCAAAGTAAACACCGCCCAAAAGGGGAGCTTTCAGTGCTGGCTCCATCTGCTGGATGTCGTCGCTGTTTAAGACCTTGCCGGTGACGCCGATGTTTTTGACGTATTCCAGCTCTTCGACGGCAGCAGCCACGCCGGCTTGGGTGCGGCTGACCATCATCAGGCCTTTTTGTTGGAAGCGGATTTCCGGATAAAGCTGCCCCAGCTTTTCATATTCGGTCAGACTTTTTTGGGAAAGCACCACCAAGGCATCCACCGCGCGGCGTGCTTGGGTGGCGTTCATGTTCTTCATAAAGTGGTACATCCAGTTCGCCAGATCCAAAGATAATGAAGGTTTGATGTAAAGAGGACCTTCGGGATTCAGCAGCCACTTCATGGATTTAATCAGCATGCCAGGCATTGGCAGGGGCATGGCAAAACAAGGGGTCATCCATCCGGCATTGCCGTAAGAACAGCCTTTGCCGACGGCGCCCTTATCAATCACACACACCTTGGCGCCACGACGAGAAAGTTCAGCACCCACAGACGCGCCAATAATACCGGCGCCCACGACCAGAATATCCACTTCTTTATTTTGCATTTCTACATTTGATAAAGTTTCACACTCAAAAGCAAGTGGGGCTGGGCCTGAATTTTCGTGGTCATGAGGATATTTGCATTTAGTGAAGGTCGTCGTGAATATCCGCTGGACGATAGCGCAGGAACACGTTTCCATTTTTAAAACTGCGGCACTCTACCAGCTTCAGATCCCGGCGGGATTTCAGTCCCTCAAACTGGGATCGGCCCGAACCTAAAAGCAAAGGCAGCACCACAACGGAATATTCATCAATCAGCTTGGCCTCGGCCAGCTGGGCGACAATGCTACCGCTTCCCAGGATGGCGATGTCCGGCCCATTTTGCTTTTTTAGCTTTCTGATTTCACTGACCAGGTCACCTTTGATCAGCTCTGAGTTTTCCCAGGTCACTTCGTTCAGACTGTGCGAGACCACGTATTTTTTCATGCGGTTCATGCCCTCGGCAATTTCGGGCATGGCCTCTTTGGCCGAAGGGGTGGGCCAGAAGCTGGCCATCATGTCATAGGTTTTTCTTCCAAACAGCAGGGCACCGCCACCTTTGGCATTCCCGGCGACAAAGGCGGTGAATTCGTCGTCTTGTTCCTGATTATGGGCCCAGCTCATGTCTGAAATTTTATCCGCAAAATAGCCATCCAGCGAAACAGAGTTAAAGACGGTGATAGTGCGCATAGGGCCTCCTTGCAGTGCCCTTATTTTAAGTCCGTTTCGGGGTTTTGAAACCCTGCAATTTGTCATTTCGATTTAAGGCCCGGTTGATGGGTAAATTCTGGAAATTTCTTCCTTTTTTCAATTAAAGGTCCCGCTTTTTCAGGCCCTGTGGTAGATGCTTCGTTTAATTCCAAGAGGTTTCCCGTGAAGTTTGAAAAGTTCCATTTGTCCGAAGATCTGCTGCGTAACCTGACCGACAATGGTTTCTTCAGAACCACCGACATCCAGTACAAAGCCATTCCTTCCATTCTGAAGGGCGAGGACGTCCTGGCGATTGCTCAAACCGGAACCGGAAAAACCGCCGCCTTTGCCATTCCAATCATCAATATGATCCACACGGAAAAAAGCAGCAAACGTGCGATTGGGATCAAATGTCTGATTTTGGTTCCAACCCGTGAATTGGCTCAGCAGATCGGCGAGGTCTTCAATAAACTTTCCAAGCACACCAAGGTGAAGCCTTTTGCCCTGTTTGGGGGCGTGGAACAAGATGCGCAAATTCAGAAACTTCAGGACGGGATTGATATTCTGATTTCGACTCCGGGTCGCATGTTTGATCTGATTGCCCAAGGGCATGTGGACATCAGCCGCATTGAAACTTTGGTGCTGGATGAAGCCGATCACATGCTGGATCTGGGCTTTATTGATGACATCACCTCTGTGAAGCGCAAGCTGACGAAACGTCACCAGACTTTGTTCTTCTCTGCGACGATCAATCCTGAAATCAAAAAGCTGGCGTTTTCTCAAGTTCGCAGCAGTGCGATTCGCATTCAGATTTCCCCGGAAGATCCCGTATCTAAAAACATCACGCACTTCGTGATGCACGTTGAAATGGACGACAAGCGTTTCTTCCTGGCGGAATACCTGCGCCAGAATCCGGATGGAAAATTTATTATCTTTGTTCGTACGCGCGTGCGTGCGGAACGTGTTGCAAAAGCCCTGGCTCGCGTCGAAGTTCAGTCTTTGACCCTGCATGGGGAAAAGGATCAGACCGACCGTGCGGAGGTTATGAAGACCTTCCGCAAAGGGGATTGTAAGATTCTTATCGCCACGGACTTGAGTGCTCGTGGTATCGACATCCCGGATGTCACTCATGTGATCAACTATGACCTTCCCGAAAAGCCGGAGAACTACGTTCACCGCATCGGCCGCACGGGTCGTGGCTTCAATAAAGGTGTGGCGGTTTCTTTCTGCAGTACGGAAGAAAAGCCGTTGCTGGCAGAGGTTGAGTCTTTGATCACCAAAAAGATCGAAGTCCTTAAGGTCAGCAAACAGGATTATAAGGCTATCGTTGAAACACAAGACCTGTCTTTGGATGCAAGTCTGCAGGAGCTTTTGAACAGCGAAGACAACTACAAGAAGGCTTCCAAAAGAAAGAAGAAGTAGAACGGCGCCGAACGATCTGCCTAGTTCTTCTCTAAAAGTTCCTGGATCTTTTCAAAAGGACGTCCGATGGCAGCGGCTTTGCTGCCAATCAGGATCGGGCGTTCCATCAGCTTGGGCTTTTTTGCCAGATGCTGAATCACTTTCTCGGTACTATTCACATCAAAAGGCGCCTCGGTGAAAAGCGCTTCTTTCGTGCGTACCAAGCTCGACACCGGGGTGCCGAGCTTTTGGATCAGCGAACGCAGTTCGGCTTCATCTAAAGGGTCCTCAAGATACTTGCGCACCTCAAGCCCTTCGATGGAACGAAGGGCTTCAATCGCCTCGCGGCTTTTACTGCAGCTGGGATTGTGAAGCAGAACCCACGTCATGACTAGCGAGCCAGCTCAGCTTCAATCGCTTTTACGATTGTGGGATCTTCCGGAGTCATGTCAGGAGCAAAACGTGCCACCACGTTGCCGGATTTGCCGATCAGGAACTTTTCAAAGTTCCACATGATGTCGGAAGGACCGCCAGACAGAAGGCCGTGCTCTTCCAGAACAGATTTCAGTTTGCCGCCCGGAACCTGTTGTGCTGCCGGCTGCAGAGTCGTCAGTTGTTGATACAGTGGATGTTGGCCTTCACCTTTAACAACCATTTTTGCAAACACCGGGAACTTCACACCGAATTGAGTGCGGCAGAATTCCTGGATCTGTTCGTTGGAGCCGGGCTCTTGAGCGCCGAACTCGTTGGCCGGGAAGGCCAGAACGCGCAGTCCCTGGGATTCGTATTTTTGATGAATTTTTTCAAGACCCTCATACTGTGGGGTCAGTCCGCATTCAGAAGCCACGTTCACAACCAAAAGAACTTTGCCGCTATAGTCAGCCAAAGTCGCCTTTTTACCATCTGCCGTGTTGAATTCGATGTGATTAAGAGTGCTCATTAGAATCCTTTCAATGGGTGCTTATCCCTGGATAGGCAGATCTTTATCCAATACCGGGCGGCAGGTAAAGGGACTTTTTGTGTGTACTCCTAATAGAGGTCCACCCATAGTCCAGCCAGTCTGGAGTCTGTTTCATTTTGTGTTCCCAATTCTGGACCTGATCTTCCATGTTTCTTGCTGAATGTCAGGCCGAAATCCATAATTGAATCATGGATTTATTTATTGTTACCGGCGGTTCCAAGGGACTGGGGGAGCAGGTGTGTCTGCAAGCTCTTGAAAGAGGGCATCAGGTCATCAACCTGTCGCGCACTCGGCCAAACATTAAGTCAGAGCGCTTTAAACATGTCACAGCCGATTTCAGTCGGGGATTGAAAACAGTTCAGAAAGTGGACTCTGTTCTGCAAGACATCTCGATGACGGCATTCAAAAAGATTCATCTGATCAACAATGCGGCGCTGATCAATCCGGTGGGCTCATTGGTGGATCTGGATCCGGCCGAGATGAACACCCACCTGGTCACGAATTTGATTTCTCCGCTATTGCTGTCACAAGTGTGTGCGCGGATTGCGACAGAAGAAAAGAAGCCGCTGACGGTCTTCAATATTGGGTCCGGAGCTTCGTTCCGTCCTATTGCCGGGTGGTCGATGTATTGCTCCTCGAAAGCCGGTCTTAAGATGTTTACCGAGAACACGGATTTGGATCTTCAGATGGCCAGGAACAAGAGGATCAAAATTTATCACTTCAGTCCCGGGGTTCTGGATACGCAGATGCAACAGACCATTCGTGGTTTAAAGAAAAAAGATTTTCCTGATGTCGCGAACTTCAAAAAGTTGAAGTCCGAAGACCAGCTGCGCGATCCAGCGGATGTGGCGTCTTTGGTTGTCAGATTCTGCCTGTTCCCACAAACGTCTCAAGGTCAGTCATGTCTGATTACTGTTCAGGATTTAGAGGGGTCTTTGAAATGAATCGTACTTTCTTCTGTGCGGCAGTGATAGCGGTGTGTTTTTTGTTGGGCTTTAAGGTTGCTAATCCGGAAGGTGCGCCTCGGGCGGGAAAAGAAGATCTCAGTTCCACGGCCTCGCAGTTTCAGGATGTGACGGGGGCGACCGGAATTCCCAAAGTTCATTCCGGAACAATCGTCTTTGGAGACTATGACGGTGATGGCTGGGTGGATATGCTGGCTGCGGGTCGCTTGTTCCGTAACGTCAGCAACTCCAGCAATATTCGCTTCACTGATGTGACTGATTCCGTGGGTATTGTAGATCTGAAGGGGGCGCCGTTGTTTGTTGATATCGACAACAACGGCTTGCTGGATATACTGACCACCAAGGGACAAGCCTTCGTGCAAGTGTCTGCAGGTCGCTTTGTAGAATCTTCGAAGGCGTTGCGGTTTGCACTGCCTGATCATGCTCATGACATGGCGATCGTCGATGTCAACAAAGACGGCCTGATGGATGTCCTGGTTGGTTTTGCTGAACCTAAATTCGGTGATCCTTTGCTGCCAGCCAAGATGTACTTAAACATCAAGGGGAAGCACTTCCTGGAAGCGAATCCTTCCATGTTTGCCCAGAATCCGAATTATCTGCGCGGGATTGCTGTCGCGGACTATGATAACAACGGGCAGACCGATGCCTATTTTTCTAACTATCGTCTGCGACCGAACAACTTTTATACTCTGAATCCCACCATCATGGTGGATAAGGCTCCGCTGTTGAATGTTCAGGGCGCTTATGATCCGAAGAAATTCTATGACAGCTCCCGCAAAGAATACTACGGCCCTCGCTATGGGCATACCATTGCTTCGATCTGGGCGGACCTGGATAACGATGGCAATCTGGATTTGTGGGTTTCCAACCTGGTACACAAGTTTGTCGGCATGACCCCGAAAGGAACTTTCGATCAGCGTGGTTATCTGTGTGATGATTCCAAAATCTATCGCAACACCGGGCATCCTTCGTATCGCTTGATCGACGTTCGGGCGGAATCCGGCATTCCTTATCGTCCCATCGGGGACTTCTCGAAGTACAAAGGGGATGAGTTGTGGGCACAGACCACAGCTGCTGACTTTGATAACGACGGCCTGCTCGATGTCTACATCAGTCAGGTTTATGATTTGGCTTACTCGTATTCAGTACTTTACAAAAACACTGGCAAGTTCAAGTTCCAGGACGTCAGCGCCGTTCATGGGACTCGCGTCTTTGACAGCTATGCCGCTGCCTGGGCGGATCTGAATAACGACGGTAAGATGGATCTGGTTCAGTCCGGCAGAGCAAAGAACAAAGAAGCTCCGGCCATTCGTGTTTTGCAAAACGTGATGGGGGATGGAAACAACTATCTGCGCGTGCAGATCAAGGGCACTCGTTCGGGGACTCAGGCGGTGGCGGCCCAGGTACGAGTCTATCATTCTGGCGGGGTCTTCTTGCGTCAGGTGGATGGTGTGACGGGTACGATGAATCAGCAGAATGATCCGACTTTGCATTTCGGTTTGGGGTCGGTGAAGAATATTTCCAAGGTGGAGGTCCGCTGGCCTTCGGGGAAAGTTCAGGTCCTTGATAATGTTTCTGTGAACAGCACTTTGAAAATTGAGGAGCCTCGCTAATGACCACCGAACAACGAGTCGCTTTGGTTCAGGGACAGCTAGAGGCTTACAACGCCCGGGACATTGAGAAGTTTTGTTCGTTCTATCATGCCGACGTCACGGCTTACCGCTTGGGGCAGGATGTGCCGTTCATGGTGGGTATGGAAGCATTTCGCAAGAGTTATGGCGAGAAGTTTAAGAACACGCCGGATCTGCATTGTACTTTGAAAAGTCGGATTGTTTTGAATGGGAAGGTGCTGGATGAGGAGTCCGTGGTTCCCAGTGGGTCGCATGTGGTTGCCATCTACGACTTTAAGGATGGGTTGATTAAGGATATTTGGTTTGTTTATTGAGCCGAGAGAGATTGGCTGCGCCCATCCTGGGCTTGGTCGCTGCGCGACTGTTGGGCAAAGCCCAACACCTAAAAAGCGGCTTCGCCGTCGCGCTAACGCGCGATCGCATCGTGCGACTTTTTACGAACTCTTTCGTTCGAATCGGGCCGACGTATGTTGTCTCTAGTTTAAATTTTTGGGCTTAGTTTTTTGGGAATAAATGGCGGAGAGAGAGAGATTCGAACTCTCGGTAGGCTTGTGACCTACACACGCGTTCCAGGCGTGCGCCTTCAACCACTCGGCCACCTCTCCGCAAACAGGAACGTAAAGAGAAGCCAAAGTATCATAGCGCAACGCGGCAATGCAAGGACTTGTACCAAAAAATTGGGCCTATTCTCCGAAGTATTCGTACAGTTCTTCCTGCCGAACCCGGGCGTAGTGGGCCTTTTGTTTCGCTTTCTGTGCTTGGGCCTCCACAAAGTTCCAGTAGACCACCTGATAGATCAGAAAGACGAAGATTCCTCCGGCCACGGCCAGGAACAGCGGACGATTGTCTTCCCATTCGGCCATTCCGGTGAACAGCACCAGGGGATGCATCAGGAACAGGATCGCGTGCAGCCACATCTCTTCGGCCGAGCACAGTTTGCGGTGGATCCACTCATCCTTGGTCACCAGCAGGCAGGAAAAGCCTGCCAGGATATAATAAACCACTTCGGTCGTTGGCGTCCGGTCCACCAATGCTAGAAACAGCAAGCAGGCAATCACCGAGATTGTGTCCAATGGATGCCCGATGCGTTCCCACCGCGGAAGTCCGCGGCGGCGATGAAATACGAATTCGTCAAATAAGATGGCCGCTCCTTGAATTCCCGACGCAACCAAAAATGCGCTGATCATAGTTTCTCCATCAAACTTCCGCAGACTGTCAGGCCGGGGCCGAAAGCATAGCTGATGATCGGTGTCCCCGACGGAACGCTGTCGTCTCGAAGAATCTGCTCCCACAGGTGCGGCAAGGTTGCTGAAGACATGTTCCCGCGCTGACGAAGCAGGGCGCGGCTGTGGGCGACTTGTTCTTCCTTCAGCTCCAGATGTTTCACAACCTGATCGATGATCTTGGGTCCGCCGGGGTGAACGGCGAAAAGACCGTTTTTGACGACGTGGGAAAGATCGTACCCACGTTCTGCCAGCCAGCGTGTGGTAAAGTCGCGGATCTTATCGCCCACCATCATTGGCACGTCTTTGGACAGACTCATTTTCATGCCCCAGTCCGACACCATCCACTCCATGGCGCCGGTGGTGTTGGGGATCAGCTCTTCATACAGGGATTGAACTCTGAATCCCTGCTTGGGCTGCTGAGTGGACATTGAATAAGCAATGCAGCCGTCGGCAAACAGGCTTTGAATCACCATTTGTTCCAGAGTGGGATCTTCCGGATTCAAATGCAGACTGCAAAGTTCCGTGTGCACCAGATCCACGGTCAGCTTCTTCCCTAGAATGTTTTCATTCGCCAGAAAGCCCGAAGCCATGCGCAGGGCGGGGAAAGCACCATAACATCCCATGTGATAGGAATGCGTGACGGTGACGGGCTTGGGCGCTTTCACGGCGGTCATCTGAGCCGCACTGGGTGAGATGTACCCGGTGCAGCTGACGTGAATCAGATCATCGGGGAAAGTGCGCTCGGCATAGATGCGTTCGAAAAGCTCTTTCACAGTCTTGTGATAGTACTCGTGGCGCATGTGCATACTCACGCCATGAGAACTGGCTTTGACCGGATAGATCGGTTTGTCATCCCAGTTAGAGCGTTCCACGTCGGGGATGAAGAAGTACCTTTTTTCGATCTGCGTTTCCGGGCATCCCACTCGTTGCAGCATCTTCAGGTAATCCTCTTGCGAGTACTCCTGATTCTTCTGCGCCAGCTTGTGGGCCTCGGAAAGCCATTCAAGGCATTCCTTCTGGTTTTTTTGATAAGGCGGCTGTATGGAGTGAAAGTTTTGTAAGTACATGCCTTGAGGCTAAGGACAGCCTCAAGACTTGAATAGATCCAGTGTTACGAAACAGGCGGCTTAGGTTTGGAACGCCACTCTTTATCGACAATCAAACGGGCACCTCGTTTGAAGGTGAAGTAAGCGTACGCCCACTGCCAGATAACGAAAACTTTGTTCTTAAAACCAATCAGATAATAGACGTGAATGAATAACCACAAAATCCACGCGAAGAATCCGCTGAATTTCAGATTGCTGATTTGTGCGATGGCCTTGCGGCGGCCAATCGTGGCCATCTGTCCCTTGTCGAGATACTTAAACTCAAGTCGGGGTTTACCTTCGATTTCTCTTAAAATCTGATTCGCAGCATGGGTCCCTTGCTGCATAGCCACCGAAGCAAGTCCCGGCAGGGCTTGGCCTTTGTCAGTCAGATAACAAGCTTGATCGCCCAAAACAAACACTTCCGGGTGTTCTTTCAAGCTTAAATCTTTTTCGATGATCACTCGTCCCGCACGATCCAGCGGCACACCCAGAGTTTTGTTAATGCTGGAGGGTTGCACGCCGGCGGCCCACAAGATGGTGGCGGCTTTGATGACTTCATCACCTAATACCACAGAATCAGATTTCACATCTGTGACCCGGGTGTTGGTCCAAATCTGCACGCCCAGGTCCTCCAGGTCAGCTGCGGCTTTGCGGGAAAGATCCGGATGGAAGGCGGCAAGAATTCGAGGGCCCGCTTCGATCAGAATCACACGCGTGCGTGAGGGATCAATGTGGCGGAAGTCCTTGGTCAATGTGTGGCGGCTGATTTCGCCAATGGTGCCGGCAAGCTCGACGCCGGTCGGGCCCGCGCCCACGATCA encodes:
- a CDS encoding RNA recognition motif domain-containing protein, which translates into the protein MGKKIYVGNLSYNVDQDQLGGLFADFGTVDSVNIITDRDTGRSKGFAFVEMSSDSEATAAIDKLNGMDLGGRAMNISEAKPQEPRSGGGPRRNGGGFGGSRRSY
- the infA gene encoding translation initiation factor IF-1 — translated: MAKDDLVSIDGKVSDMSGGGVYFITLDNGVDIRARLCGKMKKFRIKVVVGDRVTVGLSPYDPTHGLITHRFKA
- a CDS encoding NAD(P)/FAD-dependent oxidoreductase → MQNKEVDILVVGAGIIGASVGAELSRRGAKVCVIDKGAVGKGCSYGNAGWMTPCFAMPLPMPGMLIKSMKWLLNPEGPLYIKPSLSLDLANWMYHFMKNMNATQARRAVDALVVLSQKSLTEYEKLGQLYPEIRFQQKGLMMVSRTQAGVAAAVEELEYVKNIGVTGKVLNSDDIQQMEPALKAPLLGGVYFDKEAMAEPYLVVQALAKEIRKNGGEILENCELQDMEISGNRIESVKTSQGTIRAKQIVMATGSWSKSLAKMMRLRVPILGGKGYAMIVPTLEKQPQYPIMLVEKKIAITPRENTLRIAGTLELVDQDFSITQRRVESIKKGAREFLHLPEELQVQELWAGLRPCTPDGVPLIGYHQNLNNLVLAVGHQMLGLQSGAGTGLLVADLVEGKKPFIDMSVVNANRF
- a CDS encoding dihydrofolate reductase family protein, producing the protein MRTITVFNSVSLDGYFADKISDMSWAHNQEQDDEFTAFVAGNAKGGGALLFGRKTYDMMASFWPTPSAKEAMPEIAEGMNRMKKYVVSHSLNEVTWENSELIKGDLVSEIRKLKKQNGPDIAILGSGSIVAQLAEAKLIDEYSVVVLPLLLGSGRSQFEGLKSRRDLKLVECRSFKNGNVFLRYRPADIHDDLH
- a CDS encoding DEAD/DEAH box helicase, whose translation is MKFEKFHLSEDLLRNLTDNGFFRTTDIQYKAIPSILKGEDVLAIAQTGTGKTAAFAIPIINMIHTEKSSKRAIGIKCLILVPTRELAQQIGEVFNKLSKHTKVKPFALFGGVEQDAQIQKLQDGIDILISTPGRMFDLIAQGHVDISRIETLVLDEADHMLDLGFIDDITSVKRKLTKRHQTLFFSATINPEIKKLAFSQVRSSAIRIQISPEDPVSKNITHFVMHVEMDDKRFFLAEYLRQNPDGKFIIFVRTRVRAERVAKALARVEVQSLTLHGEKDQTDRAEVMKTFRKGDCKILIATDLSARGIDIPDVTHVINYDLPEKPENYVHRIGRTGRGFNKGVAVSFCSTEEKPLLAEVESLITKKIEVLKVSKQDYKAIVETQDLSLDASLQELLNSEDNYKKASKRKKK
- a CDS encoding arsenate reductase family protein — encoded protein: MTWVLLHNPSCSKSREAIEALRSIEGLEVRKYLEDPLDEAELRSLIQKLGTPVSSLVRTKEALFTEAPFDVNSTEKVIQHLAKKPKLMERPILIGSKAAAIGRPFEKIQELLEKN
- a CDS encoding glutathione peroxidase, with amino-acid sequence MSTLNHIEFNTADGKKATLADYSGKVLLVVNVASECGLTPQYEGLEKIHQKYESQGLRVLAFPANEFGAQEPGSNEQIQEFCRTQFGVKFPVFAKMVVKGEGQHPLYQQLTTLQPAAQQVPGGKLKSVLEEHGLLSGGPSDIMWNFEKFLIGKSGNVVARFAPDMTPEDPTIVKAIEAELAR
- a CDS encoding SDR family NAD(P)-dependent oxidoreductase, which produces MDLFIVTGGSKGLGEQVCLQALERGHQVINLSRTRPNIKSERFKHVTADFSRGLKTVQKVDSVLQDISMTAFKKIHLINNAALINPVGSLVDLDPAEMNTHLVTNLISPLLLSQVCARIATEEKKPLTVFNIGSGASFRPIAGWSMYCSSKAGLKMFTENTDLDLQMARNKRIKIYHFSPGVLDTQMQQTIRGLKKKDFPDVANFKKLKSEDQLRDPADVASLVVRFCLFPQTSQGQSCLITVQDLEGSLK
- a CDS encoding CRTAC1 family protein, whose translation is MNRTFFCAAVIAVCFLLGFKVANPEGAPRAGKEDLSSTASQFQDVTGATGIPKVHSGTIVFGDYDGDGWVDMLAAGRLFRNVSNSSNIRFTDVTDSVGIVDLKGAPLFVDIDNNGLLDILTTKGQAFVQVSAGRFVESSKALRFALPDHAHDMAIVDVNKDGLMDVLVGFAEPKFGDPLLPAKMYLNIKGKHFLEANPSMFAQNPNYLRGIAVADYDNNGQTDAYFSNYRLRPNNFYTLNPTIMVDKAPLLNVQGAYDPKKFYDSSRKEYYGPRYGHTIASIWADLDNDGNLDLWVSNLVHKFVGMTPKGTFDQRGYLCDDSKIYRNTGHPSYRLIDVRAESGIPYRPIGDFSKYKGDELWAQTTAADFDNDGLLDVYISQVYDLAYSYSVLYKNTGKFKFQDVSAVHGTRVFDSYAAAWADLNNDGKMDLVQSGRAKNKEAPAIRVLQNVMGDGNNYLRVQIKGTRSGTQAVAAQVRVYHSGGVFLRQVDGVTGTMNQQNDPTLHFGLGSVKNISKVEVRWPSGKVQVLDNVSVNSTLKIEEPR
- a CDS encoding nuclear transport factor 2 family protein, which produces MTTEQRVALVQGQLEAYNARDIEKFCSFYHADVTAYRLGQDVPFMVGMEAFRKSYGEKFKNTPDLHCTLKSRIVLNGKVLDEESVVPSGSHVVAIYDFKDGLIKDIWFVY
- a CDS encoding 3-oxoacyl-[acyl-carrier-protein] synthase III C-terminal domain-containing protein — encoded protein: MYLQNFHSIQPPYQKNQKECLEWLSEAHKLAQKNQEYSQEDYLKMLQRVGCPETQIEKRYFFIPDVERSNWDDKPIYPVKASSHGVSMHMRHEYYHKTVKELFERIYAERTFPDDLIHVSCTGYISPSAAQMTAVKAPKPVTVTHSYHMGCYGAFPALRMASGFLANENILGKKLTVDLVHTELCSLHLNPEDPTLEQMVIQSLFADGCIAYSMSTQQPKQGFRVQSLYEELIPNTTGAMEWMVSDWGMKMSLSKDVPMMVGDKIRDFTTRWLAERGYDLSHVVKNGLFAVHPGGPKIIDQVVKHLELKEEQVAHSRALLRQRGNMSSATLPHLWEQILRDDSVPSGTPIISYAFGPGLTVCGSLMEKL